The Saccharothrix variisporea genome has a segment encoding these proteins:
- a CDS encoding carbohydrate ABC transporter permease — protein MAGIGGAETTGRKARWAVLNILVVVYALFPVLWIVSLSFKTKDTLADGNFIPRKWTFDNYAAIFSTTEFVRALVNSIGIALIATAIAVVFGTMAAYAIARLDFPGKRVLVGVSLLVSMFPQISLISPLFQIERSLGLFDTWPGLILPYITFALPLAIYTLSAFFREIPWELEKAAKMDGATPGQAFRRVIAPLAAPGVFTTAILVFIFCWNDFLFAISLTSTERSRTVPVALSFFTGSSQFEDPTGSIAAAAVVITIPIILFVLFFQRRIVAGLTSGAVKG, from the coding sequence ATGGCCGGCATCGGCGGCGCCGAGACCACGGGCCGCAAGGCCCGCTGGGCGGTGCTCAACATCCTCGTCGTGGTCTACGCGCTGTTCCCCGTGCTGTGGATCGTGTCGCTGTCGTTCAAGACCAAGGACACCCTCGCGGACGGCAACTTCATCCCGCGCAAGTGGACCTTCGACAACTACGCGGCGATCTTCTCCACCACGGAGTTCGTGCGGGCGCTGGTCAACTCGATCGGCATCGCGCTGATCGCCACCGCCATCGCGGTCGTGTTCGGCACGATGGCCGCCTACGCGATCGCCCGCCTGGACTTCCCCGGCAAGCGGGTCCTGGTGGGCGTGTCGCTGCTGGTGTCGATGTTCCCGCAGATCTCGCTGATCTCGCCGCTGTTCCAGATCGAGCGGTCGCTGGGCCTGTTCGACACCTGGCCCGGCCTGATCCTGCCCTACATCACCTTCGCGCTGCCGCTGGCGATCTACACGCTGTCGGCGTTCTTCCGCGAGATCCCGTGGGAGCTGGAGAAGGCTGCGAAGATGGACGGCGCGACCCCCGGGCAGGCGTTCCGCCGGGTCATCGCGCCGCTGGCCGCGCCGGGCGTGTTCACCACGGCGATCCTGGTGTTCATCTTCTGCTGGAACGACTTCCTGTTCGCGATCTCGCTGACCTCCACCGAGCGCTCGCGCACGGTCCCGGTGGCGCTGTCGTTCTTCACCGGCAGCTCCCAGTTCGAGGACCCGACCGGGTCGATCGCCGCCGCCGCGGTGGTGATCACCATCCCGATCATCCTGTTCGTGTTGTTCTTCCAGCGTCGG
- a CDS encoding magnesium transporter MgtE N-terminal domain-containing protein — protein MVAVNRVFAAQLAGLPVFGPDGESIGKVRDLVIGLRVDRQPPRVLGLVLELATRRRIFVPMLRVTSIEPNAVTLATGSVNLRQFHQRTNEVLVVGELLDARVHLDSGASAVLVDAAMEPTRTRDWRMTRVAVRERTGRLARRGPVQVLKWEEISGLSVTELAGQPQGAQHLVAIFETMRAADVALALHSLPSKRRYEVAEALDDERLADVIEELPEDDQKDLLAHLDDERAADVLEAMNPDDAADLLGELPEPEKDRLLELMEPEESAPVKRLLEYSYDTAGGLMTPEPVVLAPDATVAEALAHVRNPDLTPALASMVFVCRPPTATPTGRYLGCVHIQRLLREPPSDLVAGVLDTDLTTLTPRATLSDVTRYFATYNLVCGPVVDEDDHLLGAVTVDDVLDHLLPDNWRETGLTHA, from the coding sequence GTGGTTGCCGTGAACCGGGTTTTCGCCGCGCAGCTGGCCGGGCTGCCCGTCTTCGGGCCGGACGGCGAGTCGATCGGCAAGGTGCGCGACCTGGTCATCGGGTTGCGCGTGGACCGCCAGCCGCCGCGCGTGCTGGGGCTGGTGCTGGAGCTGGCGACGCGCCGGCGGATCTTCGTGCCCATGCTGCGGGTCACCTCCATCGAACCCAACGCCGTGACGCTCGCCACCGGGTCGGTCAACCTGCGGCAGTTCCACCAGCGCACCAACGAGGTGCTGGTGGTCGGCGAACTGCTCGACGCGCGCGTCCACCTCGACTCCGGCGCGTCCGCCGTGCTGGTCGACGCCGCCATGGAACCCACCCGCACCCGCGACTGGCGGATGACCCGGGTCGCCGTCCGCGAGCGCACCGGGCGGCTGGCCCGGCGCGGTCCCGTGCAGGTGTTGAAGTGGGAGGAGATCTCCGGGCTGTCGGTCACCGAGCTGGCGGGCCAGCCGCAGGGCGCGCAGCACCTGGTGGCGATCTTCGAGACCATGCGCGCGGCGGACGTGGCGCTGGCCCTGCACAGCCTGCCCAGCAAGCGCCGCTACGAGGTGGCCGAGGCGCTGGACGACGAGCGGCTCGCCGACGTCATCGAGGAGCTGCCCGAGGACGACCAGAAGGACCTCCTGGCCCACCTGGACGACGAGCGCGCCGCCGACGTGCTGGAGGCGATGAACCCAGACGACGCCGCCGACCTGCTGGGCGAGCTCCCCGAACCGGAGAAGGACCGCCTGCTGGAGCTCATGGAGCCCGAGGAGTCCGCGCCGGTCAAACGCCTGCTGGAGTACAGCTACGACACCGCGGGCGGCCTGATGACCCCCGAACCCGTCGTGCTCGCCCCGGACGCGACGGTCGCCGAGGCGCTGGCCCACGTCCGCAACCCCGACCTCACACCCGCGCTGGCCAGCATGGTGTTCGTGTGCCGCCCGCCCACCGCCACCCCGACCGGCCGCTACCTGGGCTGCGTGCACATCCAGCGGCTGCTGCGCGAACCCCCGTCCGACCTGGTCGCGGGCGTCCTGGACACCGACCTGACCACGCTCACGCCCCGCGCGACCCTCAGCGACGTCACCCGCTACTTCGCTACCTACAACCTCGTGTGCGGCCCGGTCGTGGACGAGGACGACCACCTGCTCGGCGCGGTCACCGTGGACGACGTGCTCGACCACCTGCTGCCGGACAACTGGCGGGAAACGGGGCTGACCCATGCCTGA
- a CDS encoding aminoglycoside phosphotransferase family protein has product MITVPPDFASWLGEEGAAWKAGLPALATKFCARWDLTPDGDLMHGYVAVVLPVRRADGHPAVLKLTWLDEETRQEPLALKAWDGNGVVRLLDHDDEHGALLLERLDHTRSLLDTSMEEALEVTGGLLRRLRQPAGPGFRTTETDDLTEENDGYVPERFAELATELGAELAKTAGNTLVNEDLHYENVLRGTREPWLMIDPKPLAGDREYGVIPLLWNRWSEVDGERGLWDRFAAICDIGELDVDRARRWVAYRAVDNWLWCAAEGEAELAAKCEAIARAFTARGL; this is encoded by the coding sequence GTGATCACCGTGCCGCCGGACTTCGCGTCCTGGCTGGGCGAGGAGGGCGCGGCCTGGAAGGCCGGCCTGCCCGCGCTGGCCACGAAGTTCTGCGCCCGCTGGGACCTCACCCCCGACGGTGACCTGATGCACGGCTACGTCGCCGTCGTCCTGCCCGTGCGCCGGGCGGACGGGCACCCGGCCGTGCTCAAGCTGACGTGGTTGGACGAGGAGACCCGCCAGGAGCCGCTGGCGCTGAAGGCGTGGGACGGCAACGGCGTCGTCCGGCTGCTCGACCACGACGACGAGCACGGCGCCCTCCTGCTGGAACGCCTCGACCACACCCGGTCCCTGCTCGACACCTCGATGGAGGAGGCCCTGGAGGTCACCGGCGGCCTCCTGCGCCGCCTGCGCCAACCCGCCGGACCGGGCTTCCGGACCACGGAGACCGACGACCTCACCGAGGAGAACGACGGCTACGTCCCCGAGCGCTTCGCCGAACTGGCCACCGAGTTGGGCGCCGAGCTGGCGAAGACCGCCGGGAACACGCTGGTCAACGAGGATCTGCACTACGAGAACGTCCTGCGCGGCACCCGCGAGCCGTGGCTGATGATCGACCCCAAGCCGCTGGCCGGCGACCGCGAGTACGGCGTCATCCCGCTGCTGTGGAACCGGTGGTCGGAGGTCGACGGCGAGCGCGGCCTGTGGGACCGGTTCGCCGCGATCTGCGACATCGGCGAGTTGGACGTGGACCGGGCGCGGCGCTGGGTGGCCTACCGGGCGGTGGACAACTGGCTGTGGTGCGCCGCGGAGGGCGAGGCGGAGCTGGCGGCGAAGTGCGAGGCGATCGCGCGGGCGTTCACCGCTCGGGGACTCTGA
- a CDS encoding RNA polymerase sigma factor, which produces MSEEPVDRDNASARREFREFFEANYEALCAFCRRYPGQRVAAEDAAQAALAELWARWWSVPAKERRAWTFGVARNKVVDQVRRWELDHRAVTRLAGSLVADQPDSVAELVVVRSAIMALKPDQRDVALMLCAGLDAEEIATALHIKTSSARSLTSRVRRTLRKALEIQRRNARSTPTADAAIEGGWLA; this is translated from the coding sequence GTGAGCGAAGAACCCGTCGATCGCGACAACGCGTCCGCGCGGCGCGAGTTCCGCGAGTTCTTCGAGGCGAACTACGAGGCGCTGTGCGCCTTCTGCCGCAGGTACCCCGGTCAGCGGGTGGCCGCTGAAGACGCGGCACAAGCAGCCTTGGCGGAGCTGTGGGCGAGGTGGTGGTCCGTGCCGGCGAAGGAACGCCGCGCGTGGACGTTCGGTGTCGCGCGGAACAAGGTCGTGGACCAAGTGCGCCGCTGGGAACTCGACCACCGCGCGGTCACCCGGCTCGCGGGCTCCCTGGTGGCCGACCAGCCGGACTCGGTCGCCGAACTGGTCGTGGTCCGGTCGGCGATCATGGCTTTGAAACCGGACCAGAGGGATGTCGCCCTCATGCTGTGCGCGGGCTTGGACGCGGAGGAGATCGCGACAGCGCTGCACATCAAGACGAGTTCGGCACGCTCGCTCACCTCTCGCGTGCGGCGGACGCTGCGCAAGGCCCTGGAGATCCAACGCCGCAACGCGCGGTCGACGCCGACCGCCGATGCGGCGATCGAGGGAGGGTGGCTCGCATGA
- a CDS encoding PhzF family phenazine biosynthesis protein, whose product MLSYDVVDVFTDRAFAGNPLAVVHGAEELSDGQLQALAREFGLSETAFPLPPGPGADYRLRIFTPSTELPFAGLPSIGTAWVLGSSGRLELGSRVQETARGRHEVVVREDGATLAGATPVVGDYLDAAPLAGALGLFLSDVDPHAEAGVAGAGMDFTFLPVRDGAVGRAKAQISLPDHVVGRGLVPVCFSGGTAHVRMFRATGGEDAATGAAALALGAWLVDRGLLPPEGKHEVVVRQGEEVGRPSIVELTVTALGGVATHVWVGGKVVPVAQGKIRVPER is encoded by the coding sequence GTGCTCAGCTATGACGTGGTGGACGTGTTCACCGACCGGGCGTTCGCCGGCAACCCGCTGGCGGTCGTGCACGGGGCCGAGGAGCTGTCGGACGGGCAGTTGCAGGCGCTGGCCCGGGAGTTCGGGTTGTCCGAGACCGCGTTCCCGCTGCCGCCCGGTCCCGGCGCGGACTACCGGCTGCGGATCTTCACCCCGTCGACCGAGCTGCCGTTCGCGGGACTGCCCAGCATCGGCACGGCGTGGGTGCTCGGGTCGTCGGGGCGGCTGGAGCTCGGGTCGCGGGTGCAGGAGACGGCTCGCGGGCGGCACGAGGTGGTCGTGCGGGAGGACGGGGCCACGCTCGCCGGGGCCACGCCGGTCGTCGGCGACTACCTCGACGCGGCGCCGCTGGCCGGTGCGCTCGGGCTGTTCCTGTCCGATGTGGACCCGCACGCCGAGGCCGGGGTGGCGGGCGCGGGCATGGACTTCACGTTCCTGCCGGTGCGGGACGGTGCCGTGGGGCGGGCCAAGGCGCAGATCTCGTTGCCGGACCACGTCGTCGGGCGCGGGCTGGTGCCGGTGTGCTTCTCCGGCGGGACGGCGCACGTTCGGATGTTCCGGGCCACCGGCGGCGAGGACGCGGCCACGGGCGCGGCGGCGTTGGCGCTGGGCGCGTGGCTGGTCGACCGGGGGTTGCTGCCGCCCGAAGGGAAGCACGAAGTGGTTGTGCGGCAAGGCGAAGAGGTCGGGCGACCGTCCATTGTGGAGCTGACCGTGACGGCGCTCGGTGGTGTCGCCACGCACGTGTGGGTGGGCGGGAAGGTCGTGCCGGTGGCCCAGGGGAAGATCAGAGTCCCCGAGCGGTGA
- a CDS encoding carbohydrate ABC transporter permease: MSHALTTETKEPKLSPKARAALSEGKKAERRLGLLLCAPAIIVMAAVAGWPIIYSIWLSLQRYDLKFPDRQEFVGLDNYVTVLSNSYWWNALWITVVITVVSVVIELVLGMVLALIMHRTLVGRGIVRTSSLIPYGIVTVVAAFSWRYAWTPGTGYLAEIVAGGEPVLTEKIPAVMVVILAEIWKTTPFMALLLMAGLALVPDDLLKAAAMDGANAWQRFTKVMVPVMKPAILVALLFRTLDAFRIFDNLFVLTGGSQGTSSVSMITYNNLIKGLNLGIGSTMSVLIFIAVAIIAFVFIKLFGTAAPGSDNGGRR; this comes from the coding sequence GTGAGCCACGCACTCACCACGGAGACCAAGGAGCCGAAGCTCTCCCCGAAGGCGAGAGCCGCCCTGTCCGAGGGCAAGAAGGCCGAACGCCGGCTCGGGCTCCTGCTCTGCGCGCCGGCGATCATCGTCATGGCCGCGGTCGCCGGGTGGCCGATCATCTACTCGATCTGGCTGTCCCTCCAGCGCTACGACCTGAAGTTCCCGGACCGGCAGGAGTTCGTCGGCCTGGACAACTACGTCACCGTGCTGTCCAACTCGTACTGGTGGAACGCCCTGTGGATCACGGTCGTGATCACCGTGGTGTCCGTCGTGATCGAGCTGGTGCTGGGCATGGTGCTGGCGCTGATCATGCACCGCACGCTGGTCGGGCGCGGCATCGTGCGGACGTCCTCGCTCATCCCGTACGGCATCGTCACCGTCGTCGCCGCGTTCTCGTGGCGCTACGCGTGGACGCCGGGCACCGGGTACCTCGCCGAGATCGTGGCCGGCGGCGAACCGGTGCTGACCGAGAAGATCCCGGCGGTCATGGTGGTGATCCTGGCCGAGATCTGGAAGACCACGCCGTTCATGGCCCTGCTGCTGATGGCGGGCCTGGCCCTGGTGCCCGACGACCTGCTCAAGGCCGCCGCGATGGACGGCGCGAACGCCTGGCAGCGGTTCACCAAGGTCATGGTGCCGGTGATGAAGCCCGCGATCCTGGTGGCGCTGCTGTTCCGCACCCTCGACGCGTTCCGCATCTTCGACAACCTGTTCGTGCTCACCGGCGGCTCGCAGGGCACGTCCTCGGTCTCGATGATCACCTACAACAACCTGATCAAGGGCCTGAACCTGGGCATCGGCTCCACCATGTCGGTGCTGATCTTCATCGCCGTGGCGATCATCGCGTTCGTCTTCATCAAGCTGTTCGGCACCGCCGCGCCGGGCAGCGACAACGGGGGGAGGCGCTGA
- a CDS encoding acyl-CoA dehydrogenase family protein has protein sequence MARLAQTAGLTDIQEEILSTVRTFVDKEIIPHAQALEHGDTYPADIVEGMKEMGLFGLTIPEEFGGLGESLLTYALVVEQIARGWMSVSGVINTHFIVAHMLKQHGTDEQKQKYLPRMATGEVRGSFSMSEPELGSDVAAIRTRAVREGDEFVINGQKMWLTNGGTSNLTAVLVRTDEGADKPHQNLTTFLVEKPEGYGEVLPGLTIPGKIDKMGYKGVDTTEMVFDGFRISPEQVLGGQTGQGFRHMMDGVEVGRVNVAARACGIAIRSFELAIEYAQQRKTFGKPIVEHQAIAFKLAEMATKVEAAHLMMVNAARLKDSGARNDVEAGMAKLIASEYCAEVTQEAFRIHGGYGYSKEYEIERLMREAPFLLIGEGTSEIQKTIISRGLLRDYQSRG, from the coding sequence ATGGCGCGCCTGGCCCAGACCGCTGGACTGACCGACATCCAGGAGGAGATCCTCTCCACGGTCCGCACCTTCGTGGACAAGGAGATCATCCCGCACGCGCAGGCGCTGGAGCACGGCGACACCTACCCGGCGGACATCGTCGAGGGCATGAAGGAGATGGGCCTGTTCGGGCTCACCATCCCCGAGGAGTTCGGCGGCCTGGGCGAGTCGCTGCTGACCTACGCGCTCGTGGTCGAGCAGATCGCGCGCGGCTGGATGTCGGTGTCCGGCGTGATCAACACCCACTTCATCGTCGCGCACATGCTCAAGCAGCACGGCACCGACGAGCAGAAGCAGAAGTACCTGCCCCGCATGGCCACCGGCGAGGTGCGCGGCTCGTTCTCCATGTCCGAGCCGGAACTGGGGTCCGACGTCGCCGCCATCCGCACCCGCGCCGTGCGCGAGGGCGACGAGTTCGTCATCAACGGTCAGAAGATGTGGCTGACCAACGGCGGCACGTCCAACCTCACCGCCGTCCTGGTGCGCACCGACGAGGGCGCGGACAAGCCGCACCAGAACCTGACCACGTTCCTGGTCGAGAAGCCCGAGGGGTACGGCGAGGTCCTGCCGGGCCTGACCATCCCCGGCAAGATCGACAAGATGGGTTACAAGGGCGTCGACACGACCGAGATGGTCTTCGACGGCTTCCGGATCTCCCCCGAGCAGGTGCTCGGCGGGCAGACCGGCCAGGGCTTCCGGCACATGATGGACGGCGTCGAGGTCGGCCGGGTCAACGTCGCCGCCCGCGCGTGCGGCATCGCCATCCGCTCGTTCGAACTGGCCATCGAGTACGCGCAGCAGCGCAAGACCTTCGGCAAGCCGATCGTCGAGCACCAGGCCATCGCGTTCAAGCTGGCCGAGATGGCGACCAAGGTCGAGGCCGCCCACCTCATGATGGTCAACGCGGCCCGCCTGAAGGACTCCGGCGCGCGCAACGACGTCGAGGCCGGCATGGCGAAGCTGATCGCGTCCGAGTACTGCGCCGAGGTGACGCAGGAGGCGTTCCGCATCCACGGCGGGTACGGGTACTCGAAGGAGTACGAGATCGAGCGCCTCATGCGCGAGGCCCCGTTCCTGCTGATCGGCGAGGGCACCAGCGAGATCCAGAAGACGATCATCAGCCGGGGCCTGCTGCGCGACTACCAGTCCCGGGGTTGA
- a CDS encoding ABC transporter substrate-binding protein: MRRHRLAAAGGAALVAVSALAGCGSGGGGVTINVYKYPQENFQKIVDRCNEQADGYQIVYHKLPREADGQREQMVRRLAAEDSGMDVLALDVTWTAELAKAGWIKEFTGSAKSQVENGTLETPLDTARYEGRLYGAPDNTNVQLLWYRSDLVPTPPKTWDEMIKMGTDLKNQGKPGLVEAQGKQYEGLVVLFNTLVNSAGGQILDENGTKAIIDDKAVEALEVLKKFATSPVADPSFSNFAEDDARLAMENGKAAFMLNWPYVYAAAQKKPEFAPNFKWAPYPSVNGDDAKVTVGGINYAVSAFTRHSEQSFDAVMCLRSAESQKFAAINDGVPPTIESVYDDPEMAKPYPMKEAILETLKGASVRPRTPAYQNVSTVISTILSPPGSIDPKATADRLRQELQDALDSKGVLP, encoded by the coding sequence ATGAGGCGTCATCGGTTGGCCGCCGCCGGGGGTGCCGCGCTGGTCGCGGTGTCCGCGTTGGCGGGGTGCGGCTCGGGTGGCGGCGGGGTCACCATCAACGTCTACAAGTACCCGCAGGAGAACTTCCAGAAGATCGTCGACCGCTGCAACGAGCAGGCCGACGGCTACCAGATCGTCTACCACAAGCTGCCCCGCGAGGCCGACGGCCAGCGCGAGCAGATGGTCCGCCGGCTCGCCGCCGAGGACTCCGGCATGGACGTCCTCGCCTTGGACGTCACCTGGACCGCGGAGCTGGCCAAGGCCGGCTGGATCAAGGAGTTCACCGGGTCCGCGAAGTCCCAGGTCGAGAACGGCACGCTGGAGACCCCGCTGGACACGGCCCGCTACGAGGGCCGCCTCTACGGCGCTCCGGACAACACCAACGTCCAGCTCCTCTGGTACCGCAGCGACCTCGTCCCCACCCCGCCCAAGACCTGGGACGAGATGATCAAGATGGGCACCGACCTGAAGAACCAGGGCAAACCCGGTCTGGTCGAGGCCCAGGGCAAGCAGTACGAGGGCCTGGTCGTCCTGTTCAACACGCTGGTCAACTCCGCGGGCGGGCAGATCCTCGACGAGAACGGCACCAAGGCGATCATCGACGACAAGGCCGTCGAGGCGCTGGAGGTCCTGAAGAAGTTCGCGACCTCGCCGGTGGCCGACCCGTCCTTCTCGAACTTCGCCGAGGACGACGCCCGCCTGGCCATGGAGAACGGCAAGGCCGCCTTCATGCTCAACTGGCCCTACGTCTACGCCGCCGCCCAGAAGAAGCCCGAGTTCGCCCCGAACTTCAAGTGGGCGCCCTACCCCTCGGTCAACGGCGACGACGCCAAGGTGACCGTCGGCGGCATCAACTACGCCGTCAGCGCCTTCACCCGGCACTCCGAGCAGTCCTTCGACGCCGTCATGTGCCTGCGCAGCGCCGAGAGCCAGAAGTTCGCGGCCATCAACGACGGCGTCCCGCCGACCATCGAGTCGGTCTACGACGACCCGGAGATGGCCAAGCCGTACCCGATGAAGGAAGCGATCCTGGAGACGCTGAAGGGCGCGAGCGTCCGCCCGCGCACCCCGGCCTACCAGAACGTCTCGACCGTCATCTCCACCATCCTGTCCCCGCCCGGCAGCATCGACCCGAAGGCCACCGCGGACCGCCTGAGGCAGGAGTTGCAGGACGCGCTCGACTCGAAGGGGGTGCTGCCGTGA
- a CDS encoding HpcH/HpaI aldolase/citrate lyase family protein has product MVDQQRPRRSCLAVPGSSQKMIDKARTLPADQVFLDLEDACAPLAKPDARKTIVASLNEGGWGDKARVVRVNDWTTEWTYRDVTEVVEGAGANLDCIMLPKVQTAEQVHALDLLLTQIEKTMGYEVGRIGIEAQIENALGLINVNAIATASPRVETIIFGPADFMASINMKSLVVGEQPPGYDVGDAYHYILMQILMAARAHDKQAIDGPYLQIRDVEGFKRVAGRSAALGFDGKWVLHPGQIDAANEVFSPKQDDYDHAENILDAYDYFTSEKGGKRGAVMLGDEMIDEASRKMALVISSKGRAAGMSRTNVWTPPED; this is encoded by the coding sequence GTGGTCGACCAGCAGCGTCCCCGTCGCTCGTGTCTGGCCGTGCCCGGGTCCAGCCAGAAGATGATCGACAAGGCCCGCACGCTGCCCGCGGACCAGGTCTTCCTCGACCTGGAGGACGCCTGCGCGCCGCTGGCCAAGCCCGACGCGCGCAAGACGATCGTGGCCTCCCTCAACGAAGGCGGCTGGGGCGACAAGGCCCGCGTGGTCCGCGTGAACGACTGGACCACCGAGTGGACCTACCGCGACGTCACCGAGGTCGTCGAGGGCGCGGGCGCGAACCTGGACTGCATCATGCTGCCCAAGGTGCAGACCGCGGAGCAGGTGCACGCGCTGGACCTGCTGCTCACCCAGATCGAGAAGACCATGGGCTACGAGGTCGGCCGCATCGGCATCGAGGCCCAGATCGAGAACGCGCTGGGTCTGATCAACGTCAACGCGATCGCCACGGCGTCCCCGCGCGTGGAGACCATCATCTTCGGCCCGGCCGACTTCATGGCGTCGATCAACATGAAGTCCCTGGTGGTCGGCGAGCAGCCGCCGGGCTACGACGTCGGCGACGCGTACCACTACATCCTCATGCAGATCCTGATGGCCGCGCGCGCCCACGACAAGCAAGCCATCGACGGCCCGTACCTGCAGATCAGGGACGTCGAGGGCTTCAAGCGCGTGGCGGGCCGCTCGGCCGCGCTGGGCTTCGACGGCAAGTGGGTGCTGCACCCGGGCCAGATCGACGCGGCGAACGAGGTCTTCAGCCCGAAGCAGGACGACTACGACCACGCCGAGAACATCCTCGACGCGTACGACTACTTCACCTCCGAGAAGGGCGGCAAGCGCGGCGCGGTCATGCTCGGCGACGAGATGATCGACGAGGCCTCCCGCAAGATGGCCCTGGTCATCTCCTCGAAGGGCCGCGCGGCCGGCATGTCCCGCACGAACGTGTGGACCCCGCCGGAGGACTGA
- a CDS encoding DUF4190 domain-containing protein, protein MTHYQQPGYYPPPRSTNGMAIAALICAFVFAPAGIVLGIVAKNQIKRTGEEGRGLATAGIVLGSVFTVLGIIAIILWVVAVYWIVREGGNIVSTFTVTR, encoded by the coding sequence ATGACCCACTACCAGCAACCCGGCTACTACCCGCCGCCCCGCAGCACCAACGGCATGGCGATCGCGGCACTGATCTGCGCGTTCGTCTTCGCACCCGCCGGGATCGTCCTGGGGATCGTGGCGAAGAACCAGATCAAGCGGACCGGCGAGGAGGGCCGCGGCCTGGCCACCGCGGGCATCGTGCTGGGCAGCGTGTTCACGGTCCTGGGGATCATCGCGATCATCCTGTGGGTGGTCGCGGTCTACTGGATCGTGCGGGAGGGCGGCAACATCGTCAGCACCTTCACGGTCACGCGCTGA
- a CDS encoding DUF1003 domain-containing protein — protein sequence MPELLPRRRLDQPRRPGRFRLQLDPEAFGRFSERLARFLGTGKFLFWQTLVVIVWITLNLVAVGLRWDPYPFILLNLAFSTQAAYAAPLILLAQNRQDDRDRVSLEEDRARAAQTKADTEYLARELAALRIAIGEVATRDYLRSELDRVFRERKRGSLKDDPRWDDVPS from the coding sequence ATGCCTGAGCTGCTGCCGCGCCGCCGCCTCGACCAGCCGCGCCGGCCCGGCCGCTTCCGCCTCCAGCTCGACCCGGAGGCGTTCGGCCGGTTCTCCGAGCGGCTCGCCCGGTTCCTCGGGACCGGGAAGTTCCTGTTCTGGCAGACGCTGGTCGTCATCGTGTGGATCACGTTGAACCTGGTCGCGGTGGGCCTGCGCTGGGACCCGTACCCGTTCATCCTGCTCAACCTGGCGTTCTCCACCCAGGCCGCCTACGCCGCGCCGCTCATCCTGCTCGCCCAGAACCGGCAGGACGACCGCGACCGCGTGTCGCTGGAGGAGGACCGCGCCCGCGCCGCCCAGACCAAGGCGGACACCGAGTACCTCGCGCGCGAGCTCGCGGCCCTGCGCATCGCGATCGGCGAGGTGGCGACCCGCGACTACCTGCGCAGCGAGCTCGACCGGGTGTTCCGCGAGCGCAAGCGCGGGAGCCTCAAGGACGACCCGCGGTGGGACGACGTCCCGTCATAA
- a CDS encoding general stress protein, with translation MTSSFSGQNRPGVPPRLPTPPTGWPIGSYATYEEAQRAVDFLADGDFPVQEVTIVGVDLMLVERVTGRLTWGRVLGTGAASGAWFGLFVGVLLSLFNTTASAGFGPILVGLTVGVAFGIIFAAVGYGSARGKRDFQSASQLVAGRYDVLCQPRSAERGRDLLAKLAMRPADTNHKD, from the coding sequence GTGACGAGTTCCTTCTCCGGCCAGAACCGACCCGGGGTGCCGCCGCGCCTGCCCACGCCACCCACCGGGTGGCCGATCGGCTCCTACGCCACCTACGAGGAGGCGCAGCGCGCGGTCGACTTCCTCGCCGACGGGGACTTCCCCGTCCAGGAGGTCACCATCGTCGGCGTCGACCTGATGCTGGTCGAACGCGTCACCGGTCGGCTGACGTGGGGACGGGTGCTGGGCACCGGGGCCGCGTCGGGCGCGTGGTTCGGCCTGTTCGTGGGCGTGCTGCTGTCGCTGTTCAACACGACGGCCAGCGCCGGGTTCGGGCCGATCCTGGTGGGGCTGACGGTCGGTGTCGCCTTCGGCATCATCTTCGCCGCGGTCGGGTACGGGTCGGCGCGGGGCAAGCGGGACTTCCAGTCGGCCAGCCAGCTGGTCGCCGGGCGGTACGACGTGCTGTGCCAGCCGAGGTCCGCCGAGCGGGGCCGGGACCTGCTGGCCAAGCTGGCGATGCGCCCGGCCGACACCAACCACAAGGACTGA